In Flavobacterium sp. WV_118_3, one DNA window encodes the following:
- a CDS encoding anion permease: MKEVNITRVLITLAAGIALWLIPQPDGVTPEAWHLFAIFVATILGIILKAAPMGTMCMIAIGITAFSQVLAPGEAGKSITLALRGFGDKVIWLIGISFFIARGFIKTGLGNRIAFLFIRIFGKSSLGLAYGLGLADLCLAPAIPSNTARGGGIIYPIMKSMAISFGSEPDKPETHRKLGSFLTLNSYNMNLIASSMFLTGTASNPMCQKFAADLGIKISWMSWAIAAIIPGLVSFFVIPFVLYKLYPPEVKKTGDAPQMAAQKLKEMGPVTRNEWLMLLAFFILLFLWITGDLFSIDATTTAFIGLIMLLLTSVLTWEDIKSEKGAWDTIVWFSVLVMMASSLNELGFIGWFSNLVKVQIGDLSWQIAFPVIILVYFFSHYLFASATAHVAAMYAALLGVGVSMGIPGLLLAFMLGFIGSLYGTLTHYGHGPAPVFFGSGYVDLKSWWLRGLETGLILLLIYMTIGGLWMKIIGYY; the protein is encoded by the coding sequence ATGAAAGAAGTTAACATTACCAGAGTTTTGATCACTTTGGCTGCCGGTATTGCTTTATGGCTGATTCCGCAACCAGATGGCGTTACTCCCGAGGCGTGGCATTTATTTGCCATTTTTGTAGCCACTATTTTAGGAATTATACTAAAGGCGGCTCCAATGGGAACGATGTGTATGATTGCCATCGGGATCACGGCATTTTCGCAGGTGTTGGCACCGGGTGAAGCCGGTAAATCCATCACATTGGCACTAAGAGGGTTTGGCGATAAAGTCATCTGGCTTATCGGAATTTCGTTTTTTATCGCCCGTGGGTTTATTAAAACCGGATTGGGAAACCGAATAGCCTTTTTGTTTATCCGGATATTCGGAAAAAGTTCCCTCGGATTGGCCTATGGATTAGGACTGGCCGATTTGTGCCTGGCACCGGCAATTCCGAGTAATACGGCACGTGGTGGGGGGATCATCTATCCGATTATGAAATCGATGGCGATTAGTTTTGGATCCGAACCCGATAAACCGGAAACGCACCGCAAGCTTGGTTCCTTTCTCACGTTGAACAGTTATAATATGAACCTTATCGCGTCGTCGATGTTTCTAACCGGAACGGCCAGTAATCCGATGTGTCAGAAGTTTGCAGCCGATCTGGGGATTAAAATTTCCTGGATGTCGTGGGCCATTGCGGCGATTATCCCGGGATTGGTTTCTTTTTTTGTGATTCCGTTCGTGTTGTATAAATTATATCCGCCGGAAGTAAAGAAAACGGGCGATGCTCCACAAATGGCAGCTCAAAAACTAAAAGAAATGGGACCGGTTACCCGTAACGAATGGCTAATGTTACTGGCGTTCTTCATTTTGTTGTTTTTATGGATCACCGGAGATTTGTTTTCAATTGATGCAACAACAACGGCTTTTATCGGTTTGATTATGCTATTACTGACGTCTGTATTGACCTGGGAAGATATTAAATCGGAAAAAGGAGCCTGGGATACGATTGTTTGGTTTTCGGTTTTGGTAATGATGGCCAGTTCGCTAAATGAATTGGGTTTTATCGGATGGTTTAGTAACCTGGTAAAAGTACAGATTGGCGATTTAAGCTGGCAGATTGCCTTTCCGGTGATCATTCTGGTTTATTTTTTCAGTCATTATTTGTTTGCGAGTGCTACGGCGCATGTGGCAGCGATGTATGCGGCTTTGCTAGGCGTAGGTGTTTCGATGGGTATTCCGGGGCTTTTACTGGCTTTTATGTTGGGTTTTATCGGTTCGTTATACGGAACACTAACGCATTACGGTCACGGGCCGGCACCGGTATTCTTCGGAAGCGGTTATGTCGATTTAAAAAGCTGGTGGCTCCGCGGGCTCGAAACCGGTCTGATCTTATTACTCATCTATATGACCATTGGCGGACTATGGATGAAAATTATCGGTTACTATTAA
- a CDS encoding succinate dehydrogenase cytochrome b subunit, whose protein sequence is MQSLTRKILMCLTGLFLCFFLIIHLLGNLQLFLPAETAQLQFNAYSHFLSGNLFIKMVSYVLYASIILHALYALIITMKNKQSGGTYKTDNRARASKWYSRNMGVLGTVLLLFLIIHFKNFWYEYKFGALPMDANGNKDLYTLVVTTYQEGWYVVIYVISMIALGYHLLHGFFSAIRTLGIFHPKFVRWIRYFGIGYSLMISLGFAIIPVYVYFLNAK, encoded by the coding sequence ATGCAATCACTTACAAGAAAAATTTTGATGTGCCTGACGGGGCTGTTTTTGTGTTTTTTCCTGATCATCCATCTTTTGGGAAACCTGCAACTATTCCTGCCGGCCGAAACAGCACAATTACAGTTTAACGCCTATTCGCATTTTTTATCGGGAAATCTGTTTATCAAAATGGTTTCCTATGTTTTGTACGCTTCAATTATACTTCATGCACTGTATGCTTTGATTATTACGATGAAAAACAAACAGTCGGGCGGAACTTATAAAACGGATAACCGCGCAAGAGCCAGTAAATGGTACAGTCGGAATATGGGTGTATTGGGAACGGTTTTACTGCTTTTCCTGATCATTCATTTTAAAAATTTCTGGTACGAATATAAATTCGGAGCCTTACCAATGGATGCCAATGGAAATAAAGACCTCTATACATTGGTTGTGACAACTTATCAGGAAGGATGGTATGTCGTGATCTATGTGATATCGATGATCGCATTGGGGTATCATCTTTTGCATGGTTTTTTCAGTGCCATCCGGACTTTGGGTATATTTCATCCCAAATTTGTACGATGGATCCGTTATTTCGGAATCGGCTATTCGCTGATGATCAGCCTTGGATTTGCCATTATTCCGGTGTATGTCTACTTTCTAAATGCTAAATAA
- a CDS encoding agmatine deiminase family protein — translation MRAHNYKTVGEFEPQESVLLVWPLVQYATASKEYDIEAVTISIISHLLGHVAIIVSCYDEAAKERAMQELKNHTIDCEKISFMVFPSEFIYPRDFGAEILINEKGERAVVDFNFDSYGIFPNNHPISKKMEEFDRVHAKFIDIEGLIFTRLTSEGGDREFNGNGILMTIEDTEVTKRNKGWTKEQVEDEFKRIFNLDKVIWLPYATYDDEDMHAGPIPDENGAFHAYRSASANGHIDEMCRFVSRNTILLAHITTEEALQNPIHALNKERLDLAYTILQKETDQNGNPFHIIQMPVPEPIYITVKEGDDVYENYHFPYDLLHGKLKDGSPFPQEHMKVLPALSYCNFLITNNLVIAQKYYREGMPYIIKEKDEAALTILKNVFPDRKVIAIDSIALNLCGGGIHCHTRNVPKVNPK, via the coding sequence ATGCGCGCGCACAACTACAAAACCGTTGGTGAATTCGAACCACAGGAATCCGTTTTACTGGTATGGCCATTGGTACAATATGCCACTGCTTCCAAAGAATATGACATCGAAGCTGTGACCATTTCCATTATTTCACATTTATTGGGCCATGTAGCCATTATCGTTTCCTGTTATGACGAAGCCGCCAAAGAACGTGCGATGCAGGAATTGAAGAATCACACGATCGACTGTGAAAAAATCAGTTTTATGGTTTTCCCGTCCGAATTTATTTACCCGCGGGATTTCGGAGCCGAAATACTGATCAATGAAAAAGGCGAACGCGCAGTAGTAGACTTTAATTTCGATTCCTACGGTATTTTTCCCAACAACCATCCGATTTCCAAAAAGATGGAAGAATTTGATCGGGTTCATGCTAAATTTATCGATATCGAAGGTTTGATTTTTACACGATTAACCAGTGAAGGCGGTGATCGGGAATTTAACGGAAATGGCATTTTGATGACCATTGAAGATACCGAAGTCACAAAGCGCAACAAAGGCTGGACCAAAGAACAGGTGGAAGATGAATTCAAACGGATTTTTAACCTCGATAAAGTAATCTGGTTACCGTATGCCACTTATGACGACGAAGATATGCATGCCGGCCCCATTCCAGACGAAAACGGAGCGTTTCACGCCTATCGTTCGGCTTCGGCAAACGGTCATATCGACGAGATGTGCCGTTTTGTAAGTCGGAATACTATCCTACTGGCACATATTACAACAGAAGAAGCCTTACAAAATCCGATTCATGCCTTAAATAAAGAGCGACTGGATTTAGCTTATACGATACTGCAAAAAGAAACCGATCAAAACGGAAACCCTTTTCACATCATACAAATGCCGGTTCCGGAACCGATTTATATCACAGTCAAAGAAGGTGACGACGTTTATGAAAATTATCACTTCCCATATGATTTACTGCACGGCAAACTCAAAGACGGAAGTCCGTTTCCACAGGAACATATGAAAGTACTGCCGGCATTGAGTTATTGTAATTTCCTGATTACAAACAATCTGGTTATCGCTCAAAAATACTATCGCGAAGGCATGCCATATATCATAAAGGAAAAAGATGAAGCCGCTCTGACCATTTTAAAAAACGTATTCCCGGATCGGAAAGTCATCGCAATCGACAGTATCGCCCTTAATTTATGTGGTGGCGGTATTCATTGCCATACACGTAATGTACCAAAAGTCAATCCGAAATAA
- a CDS encoding succinate dehydrogenase/fumarate reductase iron-sulfur subunit: MKLHLKIWRQKDKNTQGELVDYWLEDVNPHMSFLEMLDTLNEKLVLSDETPVEFDHDCREGICGQCGVMINGLAHGPLKNTTTCQLHLREFKDGETIVIEPFRSKAFPVKKDLKVDRGAFDRIIASGGFVSVNTGQAPEANSIPVNHETAESAFDSAACIGCGACVATCKNGSAALFTSAKISHMAKLPQGKEERQHRVLNMIQQMDSEDFGHCSNTEACEVECPQSISVLNIAQMNYEYNRAKILKK, encoded by the coding sequence ATGAAATTACACCTGAAAATTTGGAGACAAAAAGATAAAAATACACAGGGAGAACTGGTCGATTATTGGTTGGAAGACGTTAATCCGCATATGTCGTTCCTGGAAATGTTGGATACGCTTAACGAAAAACTGGTACTTTCGGATGAAACACCCGTTGAGTTTGATCACGATTGTCGGGAAGGAATTTGCGGACAATGTGGCGTGATGATAAACGGACTGGCACATGGTCCGCTAAAAAACACCACGACCTGTCAGTTGCATTTGCGGGAGTTTAAGGATGGCGAAACGATTGTCATCGAACCGTTCCGATCCAAAGCCTTTCCGGTTAAAAAGGATCTGAAAGTCGATCGTGGTGCTTTTGATCGAATTATCGCTTCCGGTGGATTTGTATCGGTCAATACAGGACAGGCTCCGGAAGCGAACAGTATTCCTGTCAATCACGAAACAGCAGAATCTGCTTTCGATTCGGCTGCCTGTATTGGTTGTGGCGCTTGTGTGGCGACCTGTAAAAACGGAAGTGCCGCTTTGTTTACCTCGGCTAAGATCTCGCATATGGCGAAATTACCGCAGGGAAAAGAAGAAAGACAGCATCGGGTACTAAATATGATTCAGCAAATGGATAGCGAAGATTTCGGACATTGTTCGAATACCGAAGCCTGCGAAGTGGAATGTCCGCAAAGTATTTCGGTACTCAATATCGCGCAGATGAATTACGAATACAACCGGGCGAAAATCCTGAAAAAGTAG
- a CDS encoding porin has translation MNNKIVNVLLAKALFLFLLPYNLLAQNTDSLKIPPAPVPVAAPVKYPQVQFKGLFQARYLVGLTDNVDLNGLHHSDGNVTQNSFDIKRMRAQVRAKISERTEVVALVNLADFKSDPKNKVLENAYLKYTFNNYFAITVGQFRPWFGIEETYPVDIIKSMDFSNQYYEFGKNGWTSFQIGASLTGALDVGKLPITYAFSVVNGNGRNQEMDKDNGKQYSTRIVMGLSKKNNVNFGLNAGLGEVFKKEVYAFGADITADFQLTDRLFFETQMEAKQAINHNLYFSLPVDERTPYISNYQIRGFYFLPNLRYEIKYKKLSAIEFSCRYEYMDSNFRINSNVRQTLVPMLGFEFLKDYGARIQLGLQIDRYKHTIDDTTTHNNNLLLLQVQSRL, from the coding sequence ATGAATAATAAAATTGTTAACGTATTACTAGCCAAAGCTTTATTCCTTTTTTTGCTGCCCTATAACCTGTTGGCTCAAAATACCGATAGCCTAAAAATACCGCCAGCTCCGGTTCCGGTTGCCGCTCCGGTAAAATACCCACAAGTTCAGTTTAAAGGCCTTTTTCAGGCACGTTATCTGGTAGGACTTACCGATAATGTGGACTTAAATGGTTTACACCATTCCGATGGCAATGTTACCCAAAATTCTTTCGATATTAAAAGAATGCGGGCACAGGTCAGAGCCAAAATATCAGAACGAACAGAAGTTGTGGCATTGGTTAATCTCGCCGACTTTAAATCAGACCCAAAAAATAAAGTACTCGAAAACGCCTATCTCAAATATACGTTTAATAACTATTTTGCGATTACTGTTGGCCAGTTTCGTCCCTGGTTTGGTATCGAAGAGACCTATCCGGTCGATATTATCAAATCAATGGATTTTTCGAATCAGTATTATGAATTTGGAAAAAATGGTTGGACCAGTTTTCAGATCGGTGCCTCATTAACGGGTGCTCTTGATGTTGGTAAATTACCCATTACCTATGCTTTTTCGGTAGTAAACGGAAACGGTCGGAATCAGGAAATGGACAAAGATAACGGGAAACAATATTCGACCCGGATTGTAATGGGATTGTCTAAAAAGAACAATGTCAACTTTGGATTAAACGCAGGACTTGGCGAGGTTTTCAAAAAAGAAGTATACGCTTTTGGTGCCGATATCACGGCCGATTTTCAACTCACAGATCGCTTGTTTTTCGAAACCCAAATGGAAGCCAAACAAGCCATTAATCACAATCTGTATTTTTCACTACCAGTAGACGAACGCACACCGTATATCAGTAATTACCAGATACGCGGTTTTTATTTTCTGCCCAATCTACGGTACGAAATCAAATATAAAAAACTGAGTGCAATCGAGTTTTCCTGTCGTTATGAATATATGGATTCCAATTTCCGAATCAATTCCAATGTTCGGCAGACACTTGTGCCGATGCTCGGATTCGAATTCCTGAAAGATTATGGAGCCCGGATTCAGTTGGGATTACAAATCGATCGTTATAAGCATACCATCGACGATACGACTACGCATAACAATAACCTGTTATTACTACAGGTACAGAGTCGCCTTTAA
- a CDS encoding VOC family protein: MKFNFGIITTKRAESKAFYTSVLGFDVTFENDFYLLMHSPDGFFEVSFLEPNHPSQQPLFQPAFTGNGMYLTIEVENVDSLYEYMCHKNIPIEIELRDEPWGDRHFAIKDPNGIGIDIVTYSGS; the protein is encoded by the coding sequence ATGAAATTCAACTTTGGCATTATCACGACAAAACGAGCCGAAAGTAAAGCCTTTTATACTTCCGTATTGGGATTTGACGTTACTTTCGAAAACGACTTTTACCTTTTAATGCATAGCCCGGACGGCTTCTTTGAAGTCAGCTTTTTAGAACCCAACCATCCGTCACAACAACCTTTATTTCAACCGGCTTTTACCGGAAACGGAATGTATCTGACTATTGAAGTCGAAAATGTTGACAGTCTTTATGAGTACATGTGTCACAAAAACATTCCGATCGAAATCGAATTACGGGACGAACCATGGGGCGACCGACATTTCGCTATCAAGGATCCAAACGGGATCGGAATTGATATTGTTACCTACTCCGGTTCCTAA
- a CDS encoding fumarate reductase/succinate dehydrogenase flavoprotein subunit → MNMDAKIPGGPLEEKWSNYKKNAKLVNPANRKKIDVIVVGTGLAGSSIAASLGEMGYNVKSFCFQDSARRAHSVAAQGGVNAAKNYKNDGDSVYRMFVDTLKGGDFRAREANVYRMAECSLNLIDQAVAQGVPFGREYGGYLNNRSFGGVQVSRTFYARGQTGQQLLIGAYQALMRQVHKKTVQLFTRHEMLDLVTIDGKARGIIVRNLDTGEIERHAAHAVVLATGGFGKIYYLSTLAMGCNGSAIWRAHKKGALMASPSWTQIHPTSLPQSGDYQSKLTLMSESLRNDGRIWVPVQENEQREANAIPEEERDYYLERRYPAFGNLAPRDISSRAAKERIDAGFGVGALKNAVYLDFSKAIREQGVAKIKEKYGNLFDMYRKITGIDAYKEPMMISPAAHFSMGGLWVDYELMTTIPGLFALGEANFADHGANRLGANSLLQASVDGYFIAPYTMANYLSGEIHTGKIPTDHPAFDEAEKQVKEQLERFVHSKGTKTVDYYHKTLGKLLYDYCGLSRNESGLQFAITEIKKLRKEFYENVHIPGTVDTMNAELEKAGRVADYLEIGELMCYDALTRNESCGAHFREEYQTPDGEAMRNDADFQFISAWEWSGEDNEPTLHKEPLVFENVKPIVRSYK, encoded by the coding sequence ATGAATATGGATGCTAAAATACCGGGAGGACCGCTCGAAGAAAAATGGTCCAATTATAAAAAGAATGCCAAACTGGTTAATCCGGCCAACCGAAAAAAAATCGATGTGATTGTAGTGGGAACCGGATTGGCGGGAAGTTCGATTGCCGCTTCGTTGGGTGAAATGGGCTATAACGTCAAATCGTTTTGTTTTCAGGATAGTGCGCGACGGGCACATTCTGTAGCAGCTCAGGGTGGTGTCAATGCGGCTAAAAATTATAAAAACGACGGTGATAGTGTGTACCGGATGTTTGTCGATACCTTAAAAGGAGGCGATTTCAGAGCCAGAGAAGCCAATGTATACCGGATGGCGGAGTGTTCGTTAAATCTGATTGATCAGGCCGTAGCACAAGGCGTTCCGTTTGGTCGGGAGTATGGTGGTTACCTGAACAATCGTTCTTTTGGTGGCGTACAGGTGAGTCGGACGTTTTATGCCCGCGGACAAACGGGACAACAATTATTGATAGGAGCCTATCAGGCGTTAATGCGTCAGGTGCATAAAAAAACGGTACAATTGTTTACCCGTCATGAAATGCTCGATCTGGTAACAATCGACGGAAAGGCGAGGGGCATTATTGTACGAAATCTCGATACCGGCGAAATTGAAAGACATGCAGCGCATGCGGTGGTGCTGGCTACCGGCGGATTTGGTAAAATTTATTATTTGTCGACGTTGGCAATGGGATGCAACGGTTCGGCTATCTGGAGAGCGCATAAAAAAGGTGCCTTGATGGCGAGTCCGAGTTGGACACAAATTCATCCGACATCATTGCCACAATCGGGCGATTATCAATCGAAACTGACGTTAATGTCGGAATCCCTGCGAAACGACGGACGTATATGGGTACCGGTACAAGAAAACGAACAACGCGAAGCAAACGCTATTCCGGAGGAAGAACGCGATTATTACCTCGAACGGCGTTATCCGGCTTTTGGAAATCTGGCGCCGAGGGATATTTCTTCCCGTGCGGCCAAAGAGCGTATCGATGCCGGATTTGGCGTAGGCGCACTTAAAAATGCCGTTTATCTGGATTTTTCCAAAGCAATCCGGGAACAAGGTGTCGCTAAGATCAAGGAAAAATATGGAAACCTTTTTGATATGTATCGGAAAATTACCGGAATCGATGCGTATAAAGAACCCATGATGATTTCGCCGGCAGCGCATTTCTCTATGGGCGGACTTTGGGTCGATTATGAACTGATGACGACCATTCCGGGACTTTTTGCGTTGGGCGAAGCCAATTTTGCCGATCATGGTGCCAACCGATTGGGGGCGAATTCCTTATTGCAAGCCTCGGTCGATGGTTATTTTATCGCACCCTATACGATGGCAAATTACCTTTCGGGTGAAATTCATACCGGAAAAATTCCAACGGATCATCCGGCTTTCGATGAAGCCGAAAAACAGGTAAAAGAACAGTTGGAGCGTTTTGTCCATTCTAAAGGAACCAAAACGGTCGATTATTACCATAAAACATTAGGTAAGCTGTTATATGACTATTGCGGACTTTCGCGGAATGAATCCGGTTTACAATTTGCCATTACCGAAATCAAAAAGTTGCGAAAAGAGTTCTACGAAAATGTCCATATTCCGGGAACAGTCGACACAATGAATGCCGAACTGGAAAAAGCCGGTCGCGTTGCCGATTATCTGGAAATTGGAGAATTGATGTGCTACGACGCTTTAACGCGAAATGAATCCTGCGGTGCACATTTTCGCGAAGAATACCAAACGCCCGATGGAGAAGCTATGCGAAACGATGCTGATTTTCAGTTTATTTCCGCCTGGGAATGGAGTGGGGAGGACAACGAACCTACATTGCATAAAGAACCGTTGGTATTCGAAAATGTAAAACCTATTGTAAGAAGCTACAAATAA
- the def gene encoding peptide deformylase has product MKKIYLLLFTFVSMTSMAQHFTKEEKARIHSGDRKQKMKVIQITEPSELNILQSVSKDINPIDKDLTALLERMYLAVTDPEDGGVGIAAPQVGINRNVIWVQRFDKSGEPFEAYINPVIIWRSKLLRKGNEGCLSIPDRSGDVFRNYTIRLSYQDIKGVKHEEIIEGFTAVIFQHETDHLNGILFTDRLEEQTKNTYHSINNETSLYLEDRLKRQ; this is encoded by the coding sequence ATGAAAAAAATATACCTATTGTTGTTTACTTTTGTTAGTATGACTTCTATGGCGCAACATTTTACAAAAGAAGAGAAAGCTCGTATCCATTCCGGTGACAGAAAACAGAAAATGAAGGTTATTCAGATAACGGAACCTTCGGAATTGAACATACTACAATCGGTATCAAAAGATATAAATCCCATCGACAAAGATTTGACAGCACTACTGGAAAGAATGTATCTGGCGGTTACGGATCCGGAAGATGGTGGTGTAGGAATCGCCGCACCACAGGTTGGAATTAACCGAAATGTAATCTGGGTTCAGCGGTTTGATAAAAGTGGAGAGCCGTTTGAAGCCTACATCAATCCGGTGATCATCTGGCGTTCCAAATTGCTTCGAAAAGGAAACGAAGGTTGTTTGTCGATTCCGGACCGAAGTGGCGATGTATTCCGCAATTATACGATCCGATTGTCCTATCAGGATATTAAAGGTGTGAAGCACGAAGAAATTATCGAAGGCTTTACAGCGGTGATTTTCCAGCATGAAACCGATCATCTGAACGGTATTTTGTTTACCGACCGACTGGAGGAACAAACAAAGAATACCTATCACAGCATTAACAATGAGACCTCGTTATATTTAGAAGACCGTTTAAAACGCCAGTAA
- a CDS encoding VOC family protein, whose amino-acid sequence MKVSLGRVILLVEDYDKAFDFYRKNFFCKKLYDATMPDGQRYVHIGFSDNTTVGLWLLKADDATQSALIGQQTGGQPTIVIYTDNCEDLYHYVKTNMVEIIEALTITTESKFFHCKDLYGNRLTVVEVLH is encoded by the coding sequence ATGAAAGTCAGTTTGGGAAGGGTAATTCTTTTAGTGGAAGATTACGACAAGGCATTTGATTTCTATCGCAAGAATTTTTTCTGTAAAAAACTTTACGATGCGACTATGCCAGACGGGCAACGCTATGTCCATATTGGCTTCTCCGATAATACTACCGTTGGATTATGGTTGCTTAAAGCTGATGACGCGACCCAGTCGGCACTTATAGGACAACAAACAGGCGGTCAGCCTACGATTGTAATTTATACTGATAATTGTGAAGACCTATACCATTATGTAAAAACCAATATGGTCGAAATTATCGAAGCGCTAACCATTACTACCGAAAGTAAGTTTTTCCATTGTAAAGATTTATACGGAAACCGACTTACCGTTGTTGAAGTACTGCATTAA
- a CDS encoding helix-turn-helix domain-containing protein, which translates to MTINSNIKALYKPIQPTIQPTSDGVSYREFLPDTRLSAYIYCYWQLKTNQKLQDEFSYQVVADGCMDIYFEPDNPSEAYISGFNAHCTEFPLGKTFHYIGIRFYPAMFPLLFQIDASELSYRYELLQLVLPEKANYFKMYFTPGQDTKTIKRQLDHYYLNRINRTVLQPDFRFFSAINNIFSKSGNLNLETELDAGISLRQLRRLSHYYLGDSTKTFCKVVRFQNAIRQHFDSNSPTDYSFLDYGYYDQAHFIREFKSMYGRTPKNAIKK; encoded by the coding sequence TTGACGATAAATAGCAACATAAAAGCGTTATACAAACCTATCCAGCCTACAATACAGCCTACTTCTGACGGTGTGAGCTATCGGGAATTTTTGCCCGATACCAGGCTTTCCGCTTATATTTATTGCTACTGGCAATTGAAAACCAATCAGAAACTTCAGGATGAATTCAGCTATCAGGTAGTCGCAGACGGTTGTATGGATATTTATTTTGAACCCGATAATCCTTCAGAAGCCTATATAAGCGGATTTAATGCGCATTGCACTGAATTTCCATTGGGAAAAACATTCCATTATATTGGTATTCGTTTTTACCCGGCCATGTTCCCACTTCTTTTTCAGATTGATGCTTCCGAACTATCCTATCGTTACGAATTATTACAATTGGTTTTACCGGAAAAAGCCAACTATTTCAAAATGTATTTTACCCCTGGTCAGGATACCAAAACCATTAAACGCCAACTGGATCATTACTACCTGAACCGGATCAATCGTACTGTTTTACAACCCGATTTTCGCTTTTTTAGTGCCATCAACAATATCTTTTCAAAATCCGGGAATCTGAATCTCGAAACGGAACTTGATGCCGGCATCAGTCTGCGGCAACTACGTCGTTTGTCCCATTATTACTTAGGTGATTCTACAAAGACATTTTGTAAGGTCGTACGCTTTCAAAACGCAATACGACAGCATTTCGATTCGAATAGCCCTACTGATTATTCTTTTTTGGATTATGGTTATTACGATCAGGCTCATTTTATCCGGGAATTCAAAAGCATGTATGGCCGTACTCCTAAAAATGCTATAAAAAAATAA